From the Pocillopora verrucosa isolate sample1 chromosome 11, ASM3666991v2, whole genome shotgun sequence genome, the window agttaatttcaaattaatggttccagtaaaaaaattaaaccccATCCTAGACATTTCCCAGATAAACGGTTAGGGTTTTTATTTCGAAACCCTAACACTAAGCGGAGATATCTCCAAAGAAGCAGTTAAAGCTCAGATTTTTCCAAGCAAGGCAAGTAAggttaatatttaaaaacatttataaaaaactaatatttcttgtgaaaaattcaactaaaaaaaacaatatctataaaaaaaaactcagtaagGGTTGATATTAACAACAATCTACCCCAGCGTAAAAAAGTTCCAGAAAAGACATTAAAGGTTattatttccagaaaaaaaNNNNNNNNNNNNNNNNNNNNNNNNNNNNNNNNNNNNNNNNNNNNNNNNNNNNNNNNNNNNNNNNNNNNNNNNNNNNNNNNNNNNNNNNNNNNNNNNNNNNGTTACATTATTTGAAATAAGCTCAATTAACATAAAAGCTTACAAACAGACACcaaaaaaacgaaataaaaaaaaaaagaaaaagaaaaagagatatATTCAATGGCGTTACACTTTCGGTGCATAGTAAGGTAATTTAAGCTGATTAATTGCagtaaaaaaggtaatttatcACTCTTATCGTTTACCATTTATTTCGACCATTAATTTATTTCGATGTGGTTAAAAATGAATCCGTGACATACCAGCGTGACACATGACTGAAATCAGCATTCTCGTAGCTCAGGTAACATGTAGTTGTCTTTATTATTACACCTTTTACATGAGCGTTTCTAAATCTGTAAATAAcgacattttaattttttttacaacacaaGATGGTCAGGACTAACTAGATGGAATTTTGTCAACCTGTTTTTTACAGTCCGCCTGAGACAGTTTAGCATAATGTTACGCAGAAGACGTTCCTTTCTAACTTCGTAATTCATAATTTTCAGGTACGTTTTGATGAATTTATGGATTCCTCGCCCTAAAAAAAAAGCTGAGCTAGTTTTCAAAATAGACACTTCTTCAGATATTGATTTTGAATGAGAAAGGAAGTCACTACAAATATGCATAAATTAAGCCATGCGCACTTTGACCATGGAATGTTACCAAAGTTCATCGAGCTCCTGCAGATGGAAAACACCAGTCCCCTAAAATGATTTTCTTGGTTTTGAAACACTAGTCCAAGTGCTAAACACGGATGGTGGTCAGGACTCCAGATTCCATTATCCTTTTGAGAAAAGCTTCTTGGAACTACAGCACGCTTGCTTAAATTTGAAATGGGCTTTCTGTGTGGTATTTTTGTTACAACGTAACTCTCAGTTATTGAGTCAGATTTTAGATATTTTGCCATCAATCAATAGAAGCGACGTAAAATTATACAACGTGTCCCTTTATTGTCATTTGATAAGATGCGTCAGGTTTTAGACCCCTCAGCGAAAAGCTTAAAATTGACTCTGAAATaatgcgggtatcagcggccatcccgaggggtcgacccccgggcaCCCAGGGGCATTTGTCACAGCTGCCGTGACAAATACATGCTAAAGCCCATCGGGTAAGGCAAAAAATTGGGACAAATACCCCCACCCCTGGAGCAACCTGGGCAACATATAGTCGGTGTTGCCTGTTCCTCGATACAAAAGTACGAGTGATCATGGTTTACTGAAGccacatcagcactaaaatccaCACAAGTCTCTATGGAGTCCTCAAATTCGAGCTTTCTGGGGCAAACTTTCTTGGCTTGCGGTTGTTCATCACACTGTCTCTTCCTATCGGCAAGACGCTTCGAATGCGAACTAACcgtatgaaattgaaatctcgATGTCGCTCTCCTTAAAATGCAATAAACAGATTCTTGGATCGCcgagtgtcttgaattttttatccgcTCGCTTACAGAAAACCTCCCACTTCTTACGCTCATTGGGCCTtgtaggaaagcaaaaataactgagatcaGGTCGTTTCTTACTCCCATTACGGCACAGAGCAACAGCACAATACTTGACCATGGCACACAGGATAATAAACTGCAAAGGACAAATAAAAGACGCCAAGATTTCCCGATTTGTCAAACGCACATAGCGAGCGAGCTTGCTTGTCCTGTGGCGAAAACCGCTGAACGTTGAGACAGCAGATTACGTGCAAATCCCGTGGGTATGGCCCCGGGGTATTTAGCCAAAAACGCAAAAGCGCTCTAATGCCCCGCGTGCGGGGCATGCCTTTGCTACAAATCCCCTGCTAAGCCCGTGGGTTGCCCTTGGGTTGCCCGGGGGTCGACtcctcgggatggccgctgatacccgcataAAGAATTTTCCTTGTCCTGGACCGTCCTTGTAAATCATCGTTAAATTTTGGCGAAATAGCACTACGAACCAATTAAATCCGATATTTGCCTATAGAATAGAGTAATCATCTCACtgtgaaaatttcaaagaatccTGTGATCCGCCGAAATTCGAGTGGTCGGTTCTTTcgcggacagcctcttaaactctttacggtggtcaatttacgttttcaactctgtagttaacactaaattaccctattatactctcccaccgacgcagcaccacactttctatagaaaattaccccctttattcgtttCACAATAAGTTGTATTTTTCAAGCAACTCTAAATAAGACAAATTAAAACGTTTCTTTCCGAGCGAGAGATCATTGTAGGAGCCACTGAGacgcaattaaaaaataaacactgcGAGCTTCGTGATGGTGATGGTGACAGGACAAGCTCTGCTTGCCGATAGGTTCCTTCGCGCATACCTCACATGAAAATTTCGTAGGAAGctgtagttgttttttttccgtGTGATGCAATACATCAGTCAGAATCATAGGTGGCGCAAGCCCGACTTGAGGACCAAGCGAAGTATGACCCCCTTTATTTgatagaaagaaaacaatggcagATGGCAAAAATAACAGTTCACCTCTGGGACTAATCCTTTCTTAAAAGCAGTTTGCAGTTTATCGGAAATAATTCGcctagatttttttttcgagtcgAAGCGGGCAATTAAAGTTAACTATGTGTTGCATTTATGTTCATTATGTTGCGTTTTCTTCGTTATGCGACTCTGTTAACGGTGGATCATGTTTTTGAACACCTGCCACGAGTGAATAGAGCACGTTTTGTTGTGTGATCGCTCAAAGATGTTGACGTTTCTTTAATGAAAAAGCTTATAGCTTGTTTAAATTAGCTATTCTCTAAATTACAAACACATCTTCGAGTGTGCTCCTTAAGATAATTTGCCCACTGAAACGACTGCGCTCAAGAGTAAgagagaaatagaaaaatattatcCCAGTTTTCCTCTGcaaaaaagcaaagtaaagtaaGATCATCTCATTTTCTTGTTAAAGCATTGTTTTATTGATTAGTTTTTCCTTTAAActccaaaaattgaaatagttTAGTGACGCATTGCTCTAACTTCCTTTTCCGATCAGTCACTTCAGTCGCACAACTTCGATATATGCCCAAACATTGGCCAATCAAAAGCGTTTCTCGTTTCTACAGAGACATCAGGTTGACATTGCAAAATAAGCCCGAGGAGACTAAAAGTACGCCACTCACATCCTTGATTCAGATTCGTCTAAATTGAAGAGCTGGATTATTCCTTATGAAGAAATTCTAAGAGTAATTTCTTTTCCAAGGACTTACTCAATTTTGAGACCATTCGCCTTCActgagatggtaagttttaatttcaaacaatgcaCCAATGTTTacggattttatttttttctacagaattttattttttcctggcAATACATGGTTATCGTTTTCCTTTCCATATTTGCCTTGTATTTCTCGTAGAAACAAAACCATTGAAATTTATAGCGTCCTTAAGATGTAGTGTGAAATTGCATAGCCCGACTGTTTAATAATGACATATGCTCCTGCTAAGAGTAAGGAGAGTGGGGGAGGGGGCAGTGAGTAAACCTTAAAAGGATAAAGTATGGTAATTCTTTTGGTTATTTCAAAGATTAAAgaacttattttcaaaatttgtggCGAGTGACTCAAAAATTCATGATCTGTCGTTCTGTTCAGTGGCTACGTAAGTTAAAATCTACCTCCTGCggagattttgttttgttatttttgctaaaaaattacaataacaagTTTCATGCAAGAATAAATGTCATAGCTCAACgacaaaaatgtaacaaaaaaaatagaaggaaacaaaagtttCAAAGTTAAAGATGATAGCTGCGATAGCAAACAATTTCATGGCAGTAGCGAGACAAGAATAATATTAAGCAAAATTTGGTTTATTCGTGATAAATTATTTACCTTAAACGGAAGCTCTTCGCATGGAACACTGTTTTAATTAAAGATGTCATGAAGAGTTGTTTTCTAAAAATTACTctgttttcatcatttaacAAAGAAACTTATCTCTTCCGCATGATTCCTTTTAATACTCTAAATTAGACCCAATTGCGTGTGAAACCTATCCGCGTATGTGTCATCACATGTTGTGTTCGGCGCATTGAGTTTGCCTGAACGGACACTAATACTGTGTTTATTTCTTAACAGTTTTTCTTGGTCCTAGTTTTCATTCTTTGCCAAGTACAAGCTCGAGGTATTTGATGAATTTTCCTCGCAAGTTTAAAATTCCGAGGATTTACCCTTAAAGTTATGTTATGGTCAATTCCTTGGGGATAAAGTTACGATCAAGGTCCGTGCCTTTGAGCTATTGTATAACAGAAACGTGAATGGACCCTTATTGCAAACAAACGAAATAAGCGAAATTTTTAAAGCTCTTCCTAAactttttattacaaaaaaattccaaaattcaaaatgccGCAATTCTTTACTAACTTGttctgtaatctttttttttggacatAAACAATTGGGCACCCATTGTTATTCCTtgtcaatatttttcatcaatgtttTTAGATATGATTCAAAATAGCACCTGCCTTATtccatatttttattattacctGGATTTAAGGTTTTTGTACTGAGAGAGATGTCTGACTTCATCAGAAGAGCGAATTGAATCCATCTCGACAGTAAAATTGGATGTCTTACAACGGTTCATGGAAGCTGTAAATGTACTGTCTCTTCTGTTCAGTGGCTCTAATTTTTCGAAAAGGAGTAATAAAGGGTATAGACTACTTCAATTTATAAGATATACCTGCAGTTCATACGTCATGGATTAGGCTCGAGTGTAATAAAAGCCCAAGTATGTAATTCAAAtggcagaaattttttaaaaaatatgtaattaatAAGCTTAggaatggaattttttttgtttcggcGTACCAAAATCACACGTAGAGTTAACGTGCAAACATCGAATGGTGGCTTGGATTGCCACGTGTCACAATTCCTTAAATATCCCCCCATGCCACTCAGCCCAAGCTAATCAACCTGCCGTACACGAGCGGATTCAAAGCTCTCGCATGAAATCGAGGCACGAATTCAGTTAATCCAAAATGGCGCCAAAACACTGAGATTAAAGCATCCAGAGAAGAAGTGACACAAGTAGTCTCCGATTTGCTAACTTCAAACGTAAAACATCAAAAGTTTAGGTTCAGTTAAAATCATCCACCTAGATGATTCAGACGGATAAAATACTCTTGGATTtcttgagacaaagaaaaaaggcgcaaagcaaaacaaacagaTAAGTGCGTGGCAATCATCATTGAATACTGCACGATTTTTTAGTTAATTAAAACGTTCGGTAGCCGGCGGAAACCTTTCGACCAAATTGGGGTTTATTTAGGttacttaaagaaaagaagGTCACGGGGCCCAGTAAAAACTGTATTTATCTTATGGCCGATATACAGTCGGTGTGCGATGATTATTTAAATTTCTAAGAAAATCATTCGTCTATGTATGTATCTTTCCATTCACTCTCGTGAGAGAAAATTCCCCAAGGGGCTTTTGACTCATTTAATCGCTTGCTAATCATCGTTTTTCTATGGGTAGAAGTTTTCAATTATTGTACTGACgtgttttgcttttgtctttACTCTAGCACCCAGTAAGCCTCCACAAAACGTGACAGCTGAGAGATTAAAGGCTGCAGAATCCATCAACGTCTCTTGGAATGAAGTGCCGTTTGGTCACGTGAATGGTCTGTTGATGGGATATTCCATAAAGTACCAAAGAGTGAAAACAGCCGAGAAATGTGTAGTTCACTTGAATGATACGGACATAGCAAACTCAACTGATCCCTGGATAGTACTCAATGTTCAAACCTACTCGGTTTATGAAATTAAGGTGGCGGCTCGTACTCAAAAGGGCCTGGGGCCTTATAGTAACTATACCTATGGTGGTAGGTATAGGTATAAATAATTCGGAATAGCTTAACGCTGTAATCACTGAGCGAATGCTTGAATAGCTATCCTCTCTGAATTACAGATGTTTGGACTTATCCCCTCCTTAACATGTCATGTCAATATTGAGAGATTCATCATTTTTAAACacagggtggggtgggggggggagaTTTTGGAGGATCACACGATTTTCTGGGGGAATGGTTAGAGTGGACTATAGAACATTGTCTGCTTATGAATGCTACTGAGCCttatgggggatcaggtaaatgttATTATGATAGAAGTAAAGTCTTACGGACCCCACTTCCCTGGCGATGAATAATTATCGGTCCCTAACAATTTGGTGAATATCTCTCATCCATATTTTCGTTTACTTTAAAGAAACCTGTCGCTGTCCAAAGACTCTTTACACGAACTATTGGTCAACTCCGCCGTATCTAAAAGTGAATCCAAAAGGAAACACTATGGATGGCATTTTTAGTCACATTGTCGTAGATATGATCTATAGAGCTTGTGGAGAGTGTCCTGCATACGGTTTCACCGAAATCAACTTGACTTCAAACGGAAATGGTCAGCGATCCGGCAAGGAAAGCCTTAAAGACGTTCTTGGTGACATCGATGAGGTTCCACAAATAAGTTTTCCAATCTACGGAAACAGATACGTAACAAGATTTGGGGGCGTTCACCCCTATGTTAATCTTGTGGAGTCCCCTGGGTTGGCTTTTGTCGCCGCCAAGAGGAGTCCAGGAGCAGCTGCAAGAAACATTGTAAGCGCTGTGTTTTCGTGCCTTCCACTGGTACTACTGTCTGCATGTATGGCCTTTCTTTCCGGGTTCATTATATGGCTTTTGGTGAGTATATAGTATTTCGCtgttattcatttaaaaaaacgaAAGCTTTTTAGGAGTAGAGTTTTGGACTCAACTTCACACACTTCTTAGATAATGCAATAATGGTAATTGTGATGTGAATATTGTTTTTTCTGGAAaaagtatggatattatagggagaaattgcaTGTCAATCACCTTtaggagttcaagggttaactgAGTCTATGAACCGCCCACAAGGAAGTATATCGCTTTCGTGGATTGCACCTCAACAGTGCTGTGTACCTCATAACCTAAGTAGAATTCAAACTTttattcgttttgttttgttttttgttttttttttcttaattgaagTTAAATCATTGGGAATGTTTCTCTCGTCCTCGTTCCCTATCTCATTATTCAGGATATGAAGAACAACCCAGATCAGTTTCCAGCCTGTTTTAGCAAAGTCATCGGTGAAGGATTCTGGTGGTCGTTCGTCACCATGACTAACGTTGGGTAAGCAAACccttaacatttttttattagtgCCGAATCTCTTATCGGTGTTTACTTCTTAGCAGCCCTTTTTCGTTATCGTGAACCCAAGCCCCTCTTCTCCTCTCTGTATGCTCACTTGACTGtctgtctgtttttgttttcagctaTGGAGATCGTTCCCCCCGTTCTGTTCCTGCCCGTATTTTTGGTATGGCATGGACCCTCACTAGAATCGTTATTATCTCAATTCTTATTAGTGCGATTGCGTCGGCGCTGACGATTGTCAACGTTCCATACCCAATCACATTGTACGGTGCAAAGGTGCGTTTCGATTGCAAATACATAATCAGTTTTCTTATACACGCGGCACAGCAGGCTACATGGCATTACTTCATCTTACTTTGCTAACTAATTGAAATCTCAAGCTGCTTGTCTCTAGTTTTATCTAAAAACAAAGGAATGGACTCCTTTTCCTTCAGGGACTGTAAATTACGTATGCCGTATATCAGAATCTAATGGGAACTGAAAACTGGTTCATGAACTGCATGAGAAGATGTAGCGATCGCATTACTGATGGTCTTGCCACGGAAATAGTTACAGACATAGTTACAGCATCGTTACGGAAATAATAACTCTTCATTGTTACTGGAAATGACTATTTTACAGACTTAGCGTAATCGAGCATGCCCTTTTAAAACGTTCAGTAAATATCAGTTCTGATggtatttctttgaatttaacTTAGATTGGAGCAATTCAAAACTCCACGGAACATCGAATTGGCACCCGAAAGAATGCAAGAGTAAATGAAGGTAAAAACATGAATCCCTAATCCCAACTGGTCATTAAGATATTTTGTGAGTATGTCTGGTGGGTTGAAAAAATGGAGGGGCTCCGAAGCCTGCTTGCGAGAACGCGAGTTGCGCGCGCGCTTAAAAGCTAACATGCACGagagacatagtttgaagctactctggtttgcagatttaatgaagaagaagttacaattcatagacccaacgttcagaaaaaaggccgctaataaGTATCATATAAaaagacctcttgttgcagcgtttagatcacccctgatgaaggcactgacaggagtgtcgaaacgttgggtctatgaattgtaacttcttcggttacattcattaaatctgcaaaccagagtagcttcaaactatgtctgattgtccacctggttgccgtgtgaactttaatatatgcACGAGAGAGATACCGAAATAAACAGAAGTAACCAAGTCACGATTCGCTATagttttgcatgtgattggCCGCGAGAATGGAGTGTGCTATATTAAATGACCAATCGCGAAACAGAGTAGAACAAAATTTAGCAATCCGTAATCCTTTCGACCCTTATTTAGGAGCTGAAATAACCTGTAATAGTCCTTCAGattagaattttaaaatgggcaaagcaaattttttttttcttattgtttttatcCACAGAAAAGAACTATAAAAATCTTGAAGAAATTCGTGCAGCGCTCGAGGATGGAGAAATTGAGGGTGCCCTTATAGACACCTACGTTGCTGCAGATCACAAGAGCGAACTTTTCAGTGACAGAATTTATGTGAAGGAGATTTTGAACCAGCCACTTGGCTATGGAGTTGTTCTTTCAGGAGCAGCAGTGAATGTGGAGCAGAGATGTCGGGACTTCATCAACCTGCACATTAGTAATATATTCCACGTGATAAGCAACTCGACAAAGACACTTGATGTAAGTGAAATTCATAgttgttattttaatattttatagTAAAGTTCAATAACGCGCTGTCACCAGCTGAAAGAGAATACTGTATGAGAGCATGGAGCATTGAGCTGAACTAAGTTGTCTCGCCATCTGCCAAGCTGAACCATGTCCAACCTTTTCCTGGACTTCtctcaagccttttttttccgttaactgaaagtaaaatttcggAATAAGTGAGCCGACAAGAAGCGACAGAAGAACCCAACAAAGGTTTGCAAACATGCTAGGTGCCGTAATTTGTGTTATTacaacgtgagcagagacgaaaatcctcaatgAGAAAGtaaaatggacagtccgagttttggAGGTTTTCATCCTCCCTATAATTTCTTCGTGCtgtagccgcttcctgcgtgcttttaCAACTGCAGagagcacaatcaaggcttcCCTATTTGTTAAGTAAAGGCTTAGTTAATGCAACCAATAGTGACTCTTTAAAATGGAGTTGTATTTCCTAGGTGGACTCATTATCAGTGATAAAACCAGGGAGAAGTACGTGGTCCGGACCACAACCCTATCCCCATCAGACCAATGAATGTTTGCAAACTTCTTCCATCACCATGGTCTTATATTAATGCTCAACCTAAGATATTTTAAATCTAAGGAACAGTCATAATTTCCCGTCAGAGTGGGAAGTGGGCATAGTATTATTTGGATGTGTCACAATAACATTTGCCTGATCCTACCcaaaggctctgtagtattctagtTATCCCCTACATTGCCAGTCAATTTTCCATAACCCCACTACCCTCCCCTATAGGTTGTAAAATCGCTTCTCCTCCCTCTCCCCTTTCTgttctgttagcgacgactgaccctctcccttcccccctgaaaaccgtGCGATCCCCCCAAAACCTCAAGCTCCTTGCAGGTGATCAATAATGGCCGGTCACATATTATACCTGGCccgtataatttttttctttgactgtattttttaattgattaaaaatactttcgtggttgttgttgttgctgttgttgttactgtcgagttttcctttctgtGCTTATTTCTTGTGGTCTCTCGCAGCCTGCTCCTCCAGATGAAAATGTGGAATCAAGTACAGACTTGTTCGACGGTTCCTCCGATATGTTCCGCATGGCCTTAGCTTACTTGTGTGGAATGCTTGGATTAGCAATCATTGCTGGGATAACTTACCACTATCTAATTTTCGTTCCACGCCAAAAGAGAGGTAAGACGTCTTATCTCTTATCTTGAGTGAATATTTTTCAGGAATAAGTACAGGTAAAATCGTTTCTAAGCATTCTTGTACCAGATATTTCATGGCCAATCAGCTGTTACACCGTAGGATCTTGGTACGAGATTAATTACAGGCAATCATAGCGCTTTGAAGTTTGGCTACTAAGGAATTGGAATTCTTACCTATTAACCCAacaactcctagaagtgattaacatgcatcTTGTACCTATAAGGAAAGagagaagcaattcaggatGATAACACaattgaattacgtgacagagtcactggtcacggtgtattttagAATGCGCCtttatcgccggttacaccgAATAGAATCCTGGGGTTCGGTTCTGAATTGTTCATagaggtttgaatagcgtaagctgtcagaactcaaatatgaaataacataagccaaatttttaaaatgagttTGCATTATAGTATTGACCTAGAGCTAaccaaattatgatattcgatacgttttgttgacgtctttcgtcgcGAGATAGtaaaatttgccaaattt encodes:
- the LOC131799935 gene encoding uncharacterized protein; the protein is MDGIFSHIVVDMIYRACGECPAYGFTEINLTSNGNGQRSGKESLKDVLGDIDEVPQISFPIYGNRYVTRFGGVHPYVNLVESPGLAFVAAKRSPGAAARNIVSAVFSCLPLVLLSACMAFLSGFIIWLLDMKNNPDQFPACFSKVIGEGFWWSFVTMTNVGYGDRSPRSVPARIFGMAWTLTRIVIISILISAIASALTIVNVPYPITLYGAKIGAIQNSTEHRIGTRKNARVNEEKNYKNLEEIRAALEDGEIEGALIDTYVAADHKSELFSDRIYVKEILNQPLGYGVVLSGAAVNVEQRCRDFINLHISNIFHVISNSTKTLDPAPPDENVESSTDLFDGSSDMFRMALAYLCGMLGLAIIAGITYHYLIFVPRQKRVDRLKASSSQLAQKKALVAEMRDFVRIFHSQMSNRISSEMDKCKQVLRDIREERNISKQGGAPLLNNVKTNPIYSDASEGCDSVVAQRPLVFKSAKSIEELNKHNTFVNTAALNSSGENLSLESDSDNCTK